The following are encoded together in the Syngnathus typhle isolate RoL2023-S1 ecotype Sweden linkage group LG5, RoL_Styp_1.0, whole genome shotgun sequence genome:
- the gas1a gene encoding growth arrest-specific protein 1a: MASFGALARSLCGSLGPLTCVLLLAALCAASPAHGRRLICWQAILNCQREPECNYAYDHYMRACAPVLNGDRKKCPSHCISSLVQLNLTRNGPALEDCSCRHDSLCTRTKAAIEPCLPRTSSSGCTAARMQCLDDQQCSSTLSDYMKHCGKLFSSSVCTDACRNVIAAMRRIPKGQQLDTCMCDGDERPICEFVKSNMKLRCFGAPVTEESSGFHDDYDAEDGEDYADPDYREEPLSGASLPELHWLLTLLLLPSILALSPLF, encoded by the coding sequence ATGGCAAGCTTTGGCGCGCTGGCACGGAGCCTCTGCGGCTCACTCGGCCCACTAACCTGCGTGCTTTTGCTCGCGGCGCTGTGCGCGGCCTCGCCGGCCCACGGCCGGAGACTTATCTGCTGGCAGGCCATCCTCAACTGCCAAAGGGAGCCCGAGTGCAATTACGCGTACGATCACTACATGCGCGCCTGCGCGCCGGTGTTGAACGGGGACAGGAAGAAGTGTCCCAGCCATTGCATCTCGTCGCTGGTGCAGCTCAATCTAACCCGCAACGGACCGGCGCTGGAGGACTGCAGCTGCCGCCACGACTCGCTTTGCACGCGCACCAAAGCGGCCATCGAGCCCTGCTTGCCTCGGACTAGCAGCTCGGGCTGCACGGCGGCCCGGATGCAATGCTTGGACGACCAGCAGTGCAGCTCCACCTTGAGCGACTATATGAAACACTGCGGCAAACTTTTCAGCAGCTCCGTGTGCACCGACGCGTGTCGCAACGTGATCGCCGCCATGCGGAGGATCCCCAAGGGCCAGCAGCTGGACACTTGCATGTGCGACGGTGACGAAAGGCCCATCTGCGAGTTTGTCAAGAGCAACATGAAGCTCCGCTGTTTCGGCGCACCGGTGACGGAAGAGAGCAGCGGCTTCCACGACGACTACGACGCGGAGGACGGCGAGGACTACGCCGACCCGGACTACAGGGAAGAGCCGTTGAGTGGAGCCTCTCTCCCGGAGCTCCACTGGCTTTtgaccctgctgctgctgccatccATTTTGGCTCTATCGCCCCTCTTTTAA